Genomic window (Candidatus Hydrogenedentota bacterium):
CTTTCAAACATGTATTGAGTTCAAGAATCCGTTGGTTATAGTGTTTTTCTTCCGGTTTGTTACGTTCATCCAAGGGCAGAATGGCGCTGAATAGCAAGGGAACATGGGCAGGAACCGCCTGTATAATCTTTTGATAATTCTCAACAATCGCGTCATTATCCCGTCGGCTCAGATCATTGACACCGATGGCGAAGACGATGGCCGCCGCTTGTTCTGCGGATTTGTAGACGGGAAGCCGCTCAAGAACGCCGAGGGTCGTATCGCTGCCGATGCCGTAATTAATAGCGCTTGGGTGAACCGCAGCCACGCATAATCCTTGGGTGATGCTGTCGCCGATAAAAAGCACCGATCCTTCCGGCACATTACCATCCATGTATTTATGATAAACCAGCATACGATTAAAATGTTCTGTAATATCCGGATTCGCTTCTTGTGTGTATCCGTGGCTGCTCAAGCCCGCTATCAGCAGACCCAAGACAAAGAGACAGCTTATCTTTTGAATTTTCATAACAACACGTCCATTCTTTTTTTTTAGTGACGCCTTAAGGGGCAGACAAACGGAACCATGGTTTCGGTAATGATGCGGAAGAGAAGGTGCTTCGGGAAGATAAAAGCATCTTATCTACGCCGTTTTCCGGGCGTAGGTACCACAAGCACGGCACAGGGCGCTTTTCGAACGACCTTCTCCGTGACATTGCCAAAGAGCACACTTTCAAGGGCGCTGTGTCCATGCCTTCCCTTAACAATGAGATCCATATTTTCTTGCTGTGCGTACTCCAGTATTTTTATGTAATCGCGGCCAATACGTACAGCAACCTTATATTGCAGTGACTCGGGAAGTTGCGCGAGGTAAGTGCTTTCTATGCGCTGGTCAATATCCTGTTTCGCTTTTTCATCGACGCCGTCCACTTCGTAAATATAGGTTCTCCAAAATTGGGCGTCAGGCTCCGGTATGACGTGAAAAATGTGCAGGACTGCTTTGGGTCTGCGTATGGCAGCGTCGAGGGCGTAGGTGAAAGCGGTATCGGCGTTTTCAGAGAAATCGGTACAAAAGAGGATGCGTTCATTGATCGATTTTGGAAATGCAGTAGTGTCCATGGTTTTCATCTCCTATTGAGCGGTTAAACAGGCCCAACGCTACGAAACGAGATTGGGCAAAAACAACGCTATTTGCGGAAAGATAACAATGAGAATGGCTGCTACAATCAACGCGAATAAAAAGGGCATGGCGCCCCGGAACACCGTCGTCAGCGGTATATCGCGTTCCATACCGGCAACAACATACACATTGACACCGACGGGCGGTGAGATCACGCCCATCTGCGTTACTACCACAATGATAACACCAAACCAGATGGGATCAAAACCAAGATCAAGAATGACGGGATGAAATATGGGAACCGTCAACAATACCAAGGCGAGCGCGTCGACGAAACATCCGGCGATCAAATAGAAAAGAATGATGAATAAAATGATTATCCATGCAGGCAGCGGCAAAGCGCCCAACCAAGATGCCAATTCATAGGGGATTCGCGTAATGGCGAGGAATCGACCAAACATGAGTGCACCTGCCACGATCACAATGACCATGCAAGATGTGCGTAAAGTTTCGAGAAGGGCGCGCTGCAATATTTTCCAGGTCAGCTGACGTTTGGCCAAAGCGATGGCTACACTGCCTGCAGCGCCGCCAGCCGCCGCTTCTGTTGCGGTAAAAAATCCGGTGAACATGCCGCCCATGACTGCAATGAAAAGGAT
Coding sequences:
- a CDS encoding GDSL family lipase; translated protein: MKIQKISCLFVLGLLIAGLSSHGYTQEANPDITEHFNRMLVYHKYMDGNVPEGSVLFIGDSITQGLCVAAVHPSAINYGIGSDTTLGVLERLPVYKSAEQAAAIVFAIGVNDLSRRDNDAIVENYQKIIQAVPAHVPLLFSAILPLDERNKPEEKHYNQRILELNTCLKDLCEKKDYAFLDMTPILADDTGNLKPSYHTGDGVHLNTEGYALWIQKLRASLEFIETTAQEKP
- a CDS encoding universal stress protein; amino-acid sequence: MDTTAFPKSINERILFCTDFSENADTAFTYALDAAIRRPKAVLHIFHVIPEPDAQFWRTYIYEVDGVDEKAKQDIDQRIESTYLAQLPESLQYKVAVRIGRDYIKILEYAQQENMDLIVKGRHGHSALESVLFGNVTEKVVRKAPCAVLVVPTPGKRRR